The sequence TAGCCATTTTTTCAATCGCACTAGCGCCCCTTAAACTGCCACCGGCATGGATCATATCCCGCCGCGTTCCATCATGGTGAGTCGAGTCACTTTTTACGGTAATCCAGCCAGTAATGACACCGCCTTGACCATGAACATGGCAATTGCTTGTGTCGGCTACAATTGCATAATCAGCCGTATAGCCCCGTTCACAACATTGTTTCGTGCCAGCCTCGCCGACTTCTTCGCCTGTAACTGCTTCGAGTAAGACATCGCCCTTTAGTTCAATGCCATGATCATGCAAAAGACGCAACGCAAACAGACAAGCGCCAAGCCCGCCTTTCATATCGGCGGCACCACGGCCATACAGCGTCCTTTCTTCTACCACGGGAGAAAAAGGAGCGTATTTCCATTGGCTTTTTTCTTCCTCTTCGACTGTAGCGACATCGACATGGCCATTTAAAAGGAGGCTATGGTACTTCGTTCTATCTGTGCCTTCCTTCTTCGCCACGATATTCCAATCGCCTGGGTACGATTCCCACTTATCGACAGCCATCCCCGCAGCACGCAAATAGCTCTCAATATACTGTTGGATATCGGCCGTATTTCGGGCTGGAGGGGCTATGGTCGGATAGGAAATCAAATCAGACACAAGCCGAATGAGCTCCTCTTCCCGTTCTTCCACTTGCTTAAGCAACGATTCCACCTGGTTGTTGTCCTCCTTTTCCACACAAAAAAACCGCTACTTAAAAAAGAAGCGGGTGGCATGTCGAGAAAACGTGCCCGCTTCCCTCCGCTGGTCCGAACCAGATCAGGTGATAAGGGTTAAGGCGTTTGCCTCTCTCAGCTTCCATTATTCGAAGCACCCCTAGCGGTTTTAGTGATTGTGTTGTCATTCTTACGCTATCATATGGGAACGATAACGGCAAGCTTTGTTTAACTAAAAACGGTTCTGAAATCTGACATGATCAGTGAATGTTGAAACCTTATTTTGTTTGATACCATCCTATAATCGTCACAGTGTTCTTTTTATCGAGAGCGGTGCGCTTATTCACCAAACGATGGAGCTGGAACCACTAGACAAAAATATCACCTCTCATATATTCGTAACTTCATTCATAAACGTTTTCACACCTGCAAGTCCTTTCGTTTCATACTTTCTCAACAACTCGCTTCCAATAATAGCTAAGTCGCTTTTTTTCTTTAAGTATGCTACATCCTCTTTTGACTGAATTCCTAACCCTACTCCGATAGGGAGCCTAGATAAATCTTTGCATCGTTTAAAAACACATCAGTCTTATGATCAAAAATAGTTTTTGATCCAGTCACCCCTTTTCTAGCGACACTATAAAGGAAACCATCCCCTAGCTCGGACAAATACTTTATTCTTTTGTCTGAACTATGTATCGTCGTAAGTAGAATTGGAGCTACATCCACTTTTTTAGCCTTTTCAATGTATATTTTACTTTGCTCTGGAAATGCATCAGGGACTATTAATCCTTTAATTCCAATAGCGTGACACCTAGGAACCACCGTAGAGCAGTGCTTTCAATTTGCTGAAAAAGTGATATTTTACCTCTATCACTCCTACTGCTTCAAAACATAATTGATTAGAATAACACGGGGTGACCATACCCTTGCAATGGTCACCCGTAGAAATCGATAATAGCTAGGAGCAAACTTGTTATTCCTCAATTAACATTAAAAAATCAGCCGTTTCCTCTTCCTTTATTTTGTAGTAGTAGTGATCTTGATCATGATCTGCAAATAAAATTTGTTCCTGATCAGAATGAGGCAGCCATACGATTAATCTCAGAGAATCGGTGTCTTCTTTTGAAAATAGAAGCGTAACCTCTTTGTCTGGTTTCCTTATGTCCAATGTCCCTTCTTGAGAGTCAGCATTTTCGAGGATTGCTACCAAATCATCGATTGACTTTTCATCCGCTACTGAGGTTATATGCTCAGTTGCTACATCCAAAACATTCACTTCAATTACATTTTCATTCATTTGTATGTTTGGGTTTGAAAAGTGGCAAGCTGATAGCATGACCACCATTAACAAAGGGAAAAGCACACAACTACCTTGAGATTTTCCCACTATCTATTATCCTCTGCTTCCTCCTTTAATTCAGGAAAATTCTCAATCATTGATCGAACATCTTTAACAAACTCTTCCTCTGTATATTGACCATCCGCATGTTTTAAAATATCCAGTTTGCCACAAATAATCTTCATGATTCCCTTTGCGTGCTCTTCTTTCAAGCCGTTTACTTTATCAATCATCTTATCCAACTCAAGCATTCAATCATTACTCCTTCCGCTTCCTCTACACCTAATATTAACATACCACCAATTCGTTTTTATAGATGAAGGCCCATCCTTGCTATACGAGCGCTTTTAAGGAATGGTTTTGTTCCAACTTGTTATTGTCAAAAATAAACATGTATTATTTATTGAAAATACAGTATAGTATAATCTAAATTTATATTTTCATTGGTTTCAACTATTTTGTAAGCGCTGTCATACATGCCAATGATTCTAAGAAGGAGGTTCCACCATGAGACGTCTTTTCCTGTTTTTCAGTGTGTCGCTCCTTGTCTGTTCTAGCTGTCAATTTGCCCCTATGTCAGGCGAGTCTAAACCGGTAATAACACTTTGGTATTGGAACCGCAGCCTGAGTGATGATGTGATTGCGAAAGCGCAAGAAGCCTTTCCTCATGTGACGATTGATGCCCAAAAGATCGGTGGAGATGAATACAAGACGAAGTTGCATACAGCGCTTATTGCGGGGAGGGGCCCTGATATTGTCGCTATGAATGACTGGGCCTATGAGTATATCGCTTACGCTGAAGAGTTTGTCAATTTGCTTGATTATGGTGCAGATCAATTAGAGCAATCATATTTGGATTGGAAATGGCAAGCTGTACAAGACCCAGAAACCGGTGCGCTCATTGCCCTGCCAATAGACACTGGCCCAACTGCCCTTTATTACCGAGCAGACTTATTTGAGGAAGCGGGATTGCCTACCGAACC is a genomic window of Shouchella clausii containing:
- a CDS encoding acetylornithine deacetylase, translated to MESLLKQVEEREEELIRLVSDLISYPTIAPPARNTADIQQYIESYLRAAGMAVDKWESYPGDWNIVAKKEGTDRTKYHSLLLNGHVDVATVEEEEKSQWKYAPFSPVVEERTLYGRGAADMKGGLGACLFALRLLHDHGIELKGDVLLEAVTGEEVGEAGTKQCCERGYTADYAIVADTSNCHVHGQGGVITGWITVKSDSTHHDGTRRDMIHAGGSLRGASAIEKMAKLIAALQELERHWAVTKSYPGFPPGTNTINPAVIEGGRHPAFIADECRLWITVHFYPNESAEEVANEIEAHLLATAKADVWLKDNLPTFTWGGASMIEDKGEVFPAFSIDEAHPALSVLKTVHQTVFDAPLEIEMSTSVNDGGWLAEYGMPTICYGPGKLAHAHGVNEQLDIDELVRYTKALVAFIYKWCNTEKRGE